Part of the Leptolyngbya sp. BL0902 genome, GGACAGATCCTTTTGGAACGTAAACAATAGAACGCGCAATCAACTACCAATTACGGATGACCTATTCCGAACAACGGATGGCCCAGTTACCTCCAATGGGCGATCCGTTGCTGAGACTTAGATGCGATCTCCCGGACAGAGTCCGCCGTCGCTGCATTCCGGCGTCAGCACATCCACCACCTGGCGGCGAAACTGAGCCATCATCGAGTCGGGTAGGGCTGGAACTGCCTGCTGGGTAGTGCCCAGGTCAAAGCCACCTTCTTCCATCTCCACCGAGATCTGGCGACCTCGGCCAAAGGTGTCCATCAATTCCTTTGCGGTGTTGCAGGGGATGAAATATTGCCCCATATACACGCTGCCGCCGTCGGCCTCGTAGTTAAAGTACGCGCCCCGCGCCGAGGGATTGCCGCAGAATTGATCCGCCGTCAGCGCCACCATGGTGGCCAAGTGCAGGTCGTACCAACGCATGGCCCCGCCCTCGGCAGAGACCGCCGTACCGGGCTGGGGCACAACCAGGGTAGCCCAGCGGTGATTAAAGTCTCCCCCGGTGCGAGCCAGCTTCACCATGCCGACGGGTAGGATGTCGGCGCTGCCATGCTTGGTTTGACTGGAGGATACCTCCCCTCGCTCCAGCCCTAGCTCAGAGCGCACGGTGGTAATGGCCATGCTGACCATGTCGATGGTATCCTGCCATTCCTGGATATCGTCTACGGCCTCCCACTCGCCCTGGCTGTTAGTAAAGACGATGGTTTTGCCGTCGTCAGCCAGCACCTTGCGGGTAAAGTTGCCGTCGAAGTAATCTTCGTGGGCATAGAACTGGCCGTCATCGTGGAACCAGTAGCGCGATACGGGGCCGTCGGGATAGCCCATCTCCACCCGCAGGGGCTGGTCGTTGGCTCCGGCGCAGAATAAATAAACAGTGTCGTTAATTTGCTGCTCTTCAAAGATGAGGCAATCCCGGAGCATCATCCGCTCTAGCTCGGCGTCGATGGTGGCGATGGAGTAGGCCGCAGGGTCGAAGGCGTTTGAGACAAGGGCGGTTCTGGGCGATCCAGCAGCGGCAGCCGATGGGGAAATCGCCGTTTCTCCGGCGGATTGCCCTAGGGATGTCGCGGCTTCGCCACAGCCCAGTAACCCGATGGCTAGTCCTAGGGAACCTATGGTGCCGAAGGCTTGGCGCAGCGCTTGACCGATTTTCTGACTCATTAGACTTTTACGATAAACGTTACGTTAACCAGAATGCCCAGCTGGTTGGCTGAGCTATCAGGCAACATCAACGCGATTGGAAATTTTACGGAAAGCGAAGCGGTTTATGAAGTTTCTATCCCTGTTTTCCCTTGGTTATCTTGACTTGGGCCATGGATGCAGCCCTGTCCCTTGCGATTCCCCAGCAGCTAGGGGGCTGATCTTGAAGATCGAGAGGCTGGCCCCCTGCTTTGACTTCCGTGGGGTGCAAGGTGCCCAAAACTGAGAAATTTAGCGCAGCGCACAGTCTTGGCACCCAATTCGTTTTATAACAATTATTAACATTGTTCCCGCACCCCTAGCGCTGCCCTACTGCTATGCAAACCCTGCAAGACCCTGCCCTCGAATCGTCTCCTGTGGCCCCGCCCTCTGGTAAGCACCGTGTTGTCATTATCGGCGGCGGTTTTGGTGGGCTCTATGCGGCCCAGCGGCTGGGGCGGGCTACTGATGTGGAGGTGACGCTGATTGACAAGCGCAACTTTCACCTATTCCAACCCCTGCTATATCAGGTGGCGGTGGGGGGGCTATCGCCCGGAGATATCGCTTCACCGCTGCGGGGGGTGCTGAGTCGGCAGAAAAACACCCAGGTGTTGATGGCGGAGGTGGTGGATATAGACCCCCAGGCTAAAACCGTTCGCCTCAAGGGCGATAGCACCCTGGCCTCCGATATCTTGGCCTACGACACGCTGATCGTGGCCACTGGCATGAGCCACTTCTACTTTGGCCGCGACGACTGGGCCGACATTGCCCCCGGCCTCAAAACCGTGGAAGATGCCCTAGAAATGCGGCGGCGCATTTTTGCCGCCTTTGAAGCCGCTGAAAAGACGACCGATCCTGACTTGCAGCAAGCCCTGCTCACCTTTGTGATTGTGGGCGCTGGCCCCACTGGGGTGGAACTGGCTGGGGCCTTGGCCGAACTGGCCTACCACACCCTCAAGCCCGACTTCCGCCAAATCGACACCGCCCAAACCCGCATTCTGCTGGTCGAAGGCATGGATCGGGTGCTGCCGCCTTTCCCCTCCGACCTGTCTCAGCGAGCCTACCAAGACCTAGAGGGCATGGGCGTAGAGATTTTGACCCAAACCCTCGTCACCGATATTCAGGGCCACCAAATCACTCTCAAGCAGGGCGAAGAGATAACCACCGTGCAATCGGCTACTGTGCTGTGGGCGGCGGGAGTACGCGACCCCGGCATGGGTGGCATTTTGGCCGAACGCACCGGGGCCGAACGGGATCGCTCAGGGCGGATCATCGTCTCAGAAGACCTGAGCGTGCCCAACTATCCCGACATTTTTGTGGTTGGTGACCTGGCCCACTTTGCCCACCAAGACGATAAGCCCCTCCCTGGTATTGCCCCCGTCGCCATGCAAGAGGGTCAGTATGTCGCCAAACTCATCCAAAATCGGCTAAAGCAGCGCCCTACCACCAAATTTGAATACAAAGACACCGGGGGACTAGCGGTGATTGGGCGACACTCGGCGGTGGTGAATTTCCCCTGGATGCGACTCACGGGCTTCCCCGCCTGGTTTGTGTGGCTGTTTGTCCACATCTTTTTCTTGATCGAATTCGACAATAAGGTGATTGTTATGATCCAGTGGGCCAGCAACTATATCACCCGCAAGCAGGGATCTCGACTGATTACCATCCCCCCCGATCCGGCCCCCAAAAGCGCCCTTTCCTAGGGCATGGGGAAGTTTGCTAGGGTGGTAGCAGATGCCCTCCCTCTTTCCTGGGGCAAAAGGTCGGACAGCTATGGGTGATGATGGCTTAGATGCCCTCTTGGCAGGGCCACCGATTGGTCGTCGGGTGCGGTCGCCCGGTTTGCGAGTGGCCGATATTCTCACCATGCCGGAGGATCAGCAGACGGTGGTGAACTGGTTGATCCGTCACTATGAAGCCACCCCTGCGGCCCTAGCCCAGCACCTCAATTGGGACACCAACCAGGTTCAGGCCCACCTGGAGGATCTGCTGAACCAGGGCTATGTGTACACCGTGGATGGTCGCGGTGCCTGCACCTATCGGGTGAAGCTGGCTCCCAAGTCGGGCCGCCAAATGCCCACGGATGTCTGGCAGGTGCTCGACCGCGACAGCGAACAGGCCAACGTTTTTATCTCCTACTCTCGCCGCAACAAGGAGTTTGTGCAGCAGTTACACAGCGCCCTAGAAGCCACTGGACGAGAGGTTTGGGTCGATTGGGACAGCATTCCGGTGGCGGGAGACTGGTGGCAGGAAATTCAGCTTGGCATTGAGCTGGCGGATACCTTCTTGTTTGTGATCAGCCCCGACTCGGTGGCCTCCAAGGTCTGTGGGCAGGAAATTGAAGCGGCGGTGAAGCACCACAAACGGCTAGTTCCCGTGGTGTTTGAGGATGTGCCCCCAGAACAGGTGCACCCCGAACTAGCTCGCCTCAACTGGATGTTTTTTCGCGCAGAGGACGACTTCCAGCCCAGCTTTCAGCGGTTGCTGGCGGCCCTCGACCAAGACCTAGACTATGTACGCAGCCACACCCGCTTGTTAGTGCGGGCGCTAGAGTGGGAACGCCATGGACGAGACATGAGCTACCTCCTGCGCGGGGCAGACCTCGACCGGGCCAACGAACATCTTGCCCAAGGCGAGAAACAGGAGCCCCACCCCACCGATCTCCACCATCGCTATGTTCTGGCTAGCGCAGAGGCAGAGGCCAACCTCCAGGATCGAGAACTGGGGCGGCAGGCAGCCGTTCTGGCAGAGCAGCGACGGTGGCTGCGGGTGGTGACGGTGGTGTCTGTGGTGGCGGTGGGGATGGGGGGAATCAGTGGCCTCCTGCTGCAACGGGCGCGGCAAGCGCAAACCCAGGCGGAACTGGGCCACTGGCAGGCAAGGCAACACCTGGCGACGGTGCTCAGCCAGACCAACCAGCCCTGGGATGCCCTGCTGGCCGCCACCCAAGCCGGAGTGAGTTGGCAACGATTGCCCTCCGACCTGCGCTCCCCCCAAGGGCAGGCCCAAACCCAGGCCAGCCTAACCCAGGCCCTAGCGACTATCGAGGCGCTGTCCGCCGACGATCCACCGACCACGGCATCGGCAGACTTGCCCCGGCTTCTGCAGCGCAGTTGTGCCTACCTCACCGAGAATGCCGCAACTCAGTTCTCCGCCGCCGAGGCAGATCTATACTGGCCCTGTCCCTAGGCCATGGGGTCGCAACCAGGAGCTACCACCACCCGGTTACGACCCACCGCCTTGGCTTGGTAGAGGGCGTCGTCTGCGGCCTTAATCAGGGTGCTGGCTGTCGATCCGTGGTGGGGGAAACAAGCTACCCCCAGGGAGGCGGTGAAGGGATTGATGAGAATCCCCTGGTAATCGACCCGCAGGCGCTCAATTTCTAGGCGGATGGCTTCGGCCCGTTGCTCGGTGACGGTGAGGGCCGATTCGGGTAGGATGAGGGTCATTTCTTCGCCCCCGTAGCGGCA contains:
- a CDS encoding toll/interleukin-1 receptor domain-containing protein translates to MGDDGLDALLAGPPIGRRVRSPGLRVADILTMPEDQQTVVNWLIRHYEATPAALAQHLNWDTNQVQAHLEDLLNQGYVYTVDGRGACTYRVKLAPKSGRQMPTDVWQVLDRDSEQANVFISYSRRNKEFVQQLHSALEATGREVWVDWDSIPVAGDWWQEIQLGIELADTFLFVISPDSVASKVCGQEIEAAVKHHKRLVPVVFEDVPPEQVHPELARLNWMFFRAEDDFQPSFQRLLAALDQDLDYVRSHTRLLVRALEWERHGRDMSYLLRGADLDRANEHLAQGEKQEPHPTDLHHRYVLASAEAEANLQDRELGRQAAVLAEQRRWLRVVTVVSVVAVGMGGISGLLLQRARQAQTQAELGHWQARQHLATVLSQTNQPWDALLAATQAGVSWQRLPSDLRSPQGQAQTQASLTQALATIEALSADDPPTTASADLPRLLQRSCAYLTENAATQFSAAEADLYWPCP
- a CDS encoding NAD(P)/FAD-dependent oxidoreductase, with translation MQTLQDPALESSPVAPPSGKHRVVIIGGGFGGLYAAQRLGRATDVEVTLIDKRNFHLFQPLLYQVAVGGLSPGDIASPLRGVLSRQKNTQVLMAEVVDIDPQAKTVRLKGDSTLASDILAYDTLIVATGMSHFYFGRDDWADIAPGLKTVEDALEMRRRIFAAFEAAEKTTDPDLQQALLTFVIVGAGPTGVELAGALAELAYHTLKPDFRQIDTAQTRILLVEGMDRVLPPFPSDLSQRAYQDLEGMGVEILTQTLVTDIQGHQITLKQGEEITTVQSATVLWAAGVRDPGMGGILAERTGAERDRSGRIIVSEDLSVPNYPDIFVVGDLAHFAHQDDKPLPGIAPVAMQEGQYVAKLIQNRLKQRPTTKFEYKDTGGLAVIGRHSAVVNFPWMRLTGFPAWFVWLFVHIFFLIEFDNKVIVMIQWASNYITRKQGSRLITIPPDPAPKSALS